A section of the Pseudomonas flavescens genome encodes:
- a CDS encoding Crp/Fnr family transcriptional regulator, translating to MTDLHAVLLQGQWFAALPQALQQALVTQGRQLNLEAGQRLFSRGDSPSGLYAVLSGAMRVGTVDAQGKEALLILVEAPHWFGEIALFDGQPRTHDAFAEGASALLHVPQAGLLSLLDAHPEYWRDIALLMAHKVRLAFIALEEMSLLPAAQRLARRLLLIAEDYGETQGPRRIIHLAQEQLAAMLAISRQTANGVLKDLQARGIVRLTYGEIEILDLDGLRQAAQ from the coding sequence ATGACCGATCTGCATGCCGTTCTGCTTCAAGGCCAATGGTTCGCCGCCCTGCCGCAGGCGTTGCAGCAGGCGCTGGTGACGCAGGGTCGGCAACTGAATCTGGAGGCCGGGCAACGCCTGTTCAGCCGTGGCGATTCGCCGAGCGGCCTGTATGCCGTGCTGTCCGGCGCCATGCGCGTCGGTACGGTGGATGCGCAAGGCAAGGAAGCGCTGCTGATTCTGGTGGAGGCGCCGCACTGGTTCGGCGAAATAGCCCTGTTCGACGGCCAGCCGCGTACCCATGATGCCTTCGCCGAGGGCGCCAGCGCCCTGCTGCACGTTCCCCAGGCAGGCTTGCTGAGCCTGCTCGATGCCCACCCTGAATACTGGCGCGATATCGCCCTGCTGATGGCCCACAAGGTACGCCTGGCGTTCATCGCCCTGGAAGAGATGAGCCTGCTGCCCGCTGCGCAGCGGCTGGCCAGACGGCTGCTGCTGATCGCCGAAGACTATGGCGAAACCCAGGGCCCCCGGCGCATCATTCACCTGGCGCAGGAGCAACTGGCCGCGATGCTGGCCATCTCCCGACAGACCGCCAACGGTGTGCTCAAGGACCTGCAAGCCCGCGGCATCGTGCGACTGACCTACGGTGAGATCGAAATTCTCGACCTCGATGGCCTGCGACAGGCCGCTCAGTAA
- a CDS encoding alpha/beta hydrolase encodes MRSEAIRYLIVPGWQGSGDDHWQSHWQRSLPNSARVEQLDWLTPRREDWVAALERQIVADPRPAILIAHSLGCVTVAHWAAQAPVASLRRVRGALLVAPADVQRPNCPEALRNFAPIPPHLLPFPSQLVGSDNDSAASAARAIELARDWGSETAILSGAGHINVKSGHQRWEQGFAYLFRLQNRIEQQMRRRA; translated from the coding sequence ATGCGCAGTGAAGCGATTCGATACCTGATAGTGCCGGGCTGGCAGGGCTCGGGCGATGACCATTGGCAGAGCCACTGGCAGCGCAGCCTGCCCAATAGTGCGCGGGTCGAGCAGCTGGACTGGCTGACGCCGCGCCGCGAGGATTGGGTTGCCGCTCTGGAACGGCAGATCGTCGCCGACCCGAGGCCGGCGATTCTCATCGCCCACAGCCTGGGCTGCGTCACGGTCGCCCACTGGGCGGCGCAGGCGCCCGTGGCGTCGCTGCGTCGCGTGCGCGGTGCGCTGCTGGTCGCACCGGCCGATGTGCAGCGCCCCAACTGCCCCGAAGCGCTGCGTAATTTCGCGCCGATTCCTCCGCACCTGCTGCCATTCCCCAGCCAGTTGGTCGGTTCCGACAACGACTCGGCCGCCAGTGCCGCGCGCGCCATCGAACTGGCCCGTGATTGGGGCAGCGAGACCGCCATCCTCAGTGGCGCCGGGCACATCAACGTGAAGTCCGGGCACCAGCGCTGGGAGCAGGGCTTCGCCTATCTGTTCCGGCTGCAGAACCGCATCGAGCAGCAAATGCGTCGCCGCGCCTGA
- the cysT gene encoding sulfate ABC transporter permease subunit CysT codes for MSRRTSSVIPGFGLTLGYTLTYLALVVLIPLGAMFLFSLQLSLEQWWNLITNRQVLFSLKLSFGTALAAALLNGILGTIIAWVLVRYTFPGRRIIDAMVDMPFALPTAVAGIALTALYAPNGMIGSLFPFKIAYTPLGITLALVFVTLPFVVRTLQPVLADFPKEVEEAASCLGAKPLQVFWHVLLPSLLPAWITGFALAFARGVGEYGSVVFIAGNIPMKTEILPLLIVSKLDQYDYPSATAIGVLMLVVSFILLLLINLLQRRIQPQI; via the coding sequence ATGTCTCGTCGAACTTCCTCGGTCATACCCGGCTTCGGGCTGACTCTGGGCTACACCCTGACCTACCTCGCCCTGGTCGTGCTGATTCCGCTGGGTGCCATGTTCCTGTTCTCGCTGCAGCTGTCGCTGGAGCAGTGGTGGAACCTGATCACCAATCGCCAGGTGCTGTTCTCCCTCAAGCTTTCCTTCGGCACCGCCCTGGCGGCGGCGCTGCTCAATGGCATCCTCGGCACCATCATCGCCTGGGTACTGGTGCGCTATACCTTCCCCGGCCGACGCATCATCGATGCCATGGTCGACATGCCATTCGCCCTGCCCACCGCGGTCGCCGGTATCGCCCTGACCGCGCTGTACGCGCCCAACGGCATGATCGGCTCGCTGTTCCCCTTCAAGATCGCCTACACCCCGCTGGGCATCACCCTGGCGCTGGTGTTCGTGACCCTGCCGTTCGTGGTGCGCACCCTGCAGCCGGTACTCGCCGACTTTCCCAAGGAAGTCGAAGAAGCGGCCTCCTGCCTGGGTGCCAAACCCCTGCAGGTGTTCTGGCACGTGCTGCTGCCAAGCCTGCTGCCCGCCTGGATCACCGGCTTCGCCCTGGCCTTCGCCCGGGGAGTCGGTGAGTACGGCTCCGTGGTGTTCATCGCCGGCAACATTCCGATGAAGACCGAGATTCTGCCGCTGTTGATCGTCTCCAAGCTGGATCAGTACGACTACCCGAGCGCCACCGCCATTGGCGTGCTGATGCTGGTGGTCTCGTTCATTCTGCTGCTGCTGATCAACCTGCTGCAGCGCCGCATCCAGCCGCAAATCTGA
- a CDS encoding isoleucyl-tRNA synthetase yields MPLPEPQDFTDLPAVLAGPILRRLEPGRLVLWLVGSRELQLTLRLAPSEQAARDYPLGDDACQRLVIGEHAVIHLIDLHLDTPLPQDERIDYDLLVDGQQGIADWAAHLLYDGAAQANFVLRSRIDNLLHGSCRKPHHPSKDGLLCADRLLATAHEPHERPALLMHSGDQVYADDVAGPMLRAVHKLIERLGLYHEKLEGAVVEDSADLYVHPASYFHRADLLPALKANETLRERFFGGTEKPIFTSSNADNHLVTLAEVLAMYLLVWSPTPWTLIDLDQPELSDEDAERYRKEQVCIEAFVASLGQVGRVLAHLPNLMIFDDHDITDDWNLSAQWEETAYGHPFSKRIIGNALIGYLLCQGWGNNPDAFAEPLSNTRELCEQARERGFGSPAQDRLIDDLMKFQQWHYVLPSTPALLVLDTRTRRWRSERNIKRPSGLLDWEALSEFQQDLLDHPAAIIVSAAPMFGVKLIEAVQRVFSWAGHPLMVDAENWMAHRGAAQVMLNIFRHSRTPGDYVVLSGDVHYSFFYEVRIRDRHQGPTIWQITSSGVKNEFPERLLNLFDRLNRWLYAPWSPLNWLTKRRRMQVFPHIPKQSKAGERLWNSAGLGQVLFNAAGQPSRVFQLNADGSPRTEFIDDRDEAPEPNEEPKRA; encoded by the coding sequence ATGCCGTTGCCAGAACCTCAAGACTTCACCGACCTGCCTGCCGTACTCGCTGGCCCGATCCTTCGGCGCCTGGAGCCCGGCCGCCTGGTGCTGTGGCTGGTCGGCAGCCGTGAGCTGCAACTGACCCTGCGCCTCGCGCCAAGTGAACAGGCCGCTCGCGATTACCCGCTGGGTGACGATGCGTGTCAGCGCTTGGTGATCGGCGAGCATGCGGTCATCCACCTGATCGACCTGCATCTCGACACCCCGCTGCCCCAGGACGAACGGATCGACTACGACCTGCTGGTCGACGGCCAACAGGGCATCGCCGACTGGGCCGCACACCTGCTGTACGACGGCGCAGCGCAAGCCAACTTCGTGCTGCGTTCGCGCATCGACAATCTGCTGCACGGCTCCTGCCGCAAACCTCATCACCCGTCCAAGGATGGCCTGCTCTGCGCCGATCGCCTGCTGGCCACTGCCCATGAGCCCCACGAGCGCCCTGCACTGCTGATGCACAGCGGTGATCAGGTGTATGCCGATGACGTCGCCGGGCCGATGCTGCGCGCCGTCCACAAGCTGATCGAACGCCTGGGCCTGTACCACGAGAAGCTCGAGGGCGCGGTGGTCGAAGACAGCGCCGACCTCTACGTGCACCCGGCCAGCTACTTCCACCGTGCCGACCTGCTGCCGGCGCTGAAGGCCAACGAAACCCTGCGCGAACGCTTCTTCGGTGGTACCGAAAAGCCCATCTTCACCAGCAGCAACGCCGACAACCACCTGGTGACCCTGGCCGAAGTGCTGGCCATGTACCTGCTGGTCTGGTCGCCGACGCCCTGGACGCTGATCGATCTCGACCAGCCGGAACTGAGCGACGAGGATGCCGAGCGCTACCGCAAGGAGCAGGTCTGCATCGAGGCCTTCGTCGCCAGCCTGGGCCAGGTTGGCCGGGTGCTGGCGCACCTGCCGAACCTGATGATCTTCGACGATCACGACATCACCGATGACTGGAACCTCTCCGCCCAGTGGGAAGAGACCGCTTACGGCCATCCCTTCTCCAAGCGCATCATCGGCAACGCACTGATCGGTTACCTGCTGTGCCAGGGCTGGGGCAACAATCCCGACGCCTTCGCCGAGCCGCTGAGCAATACCCGCGAACTGTGTGAGCAGGCCAGGGAACGAGGCTTCGGCAGCCCGGCTCAGGATCGTCTGATCGACGACTTGATGAAGTTTCAGCAATGGCACTACGTGCTGCCCAGCACACCGGCGCTGCTGGTACTCGACACGCGCACGCGGCGCTGGCGCAGCGAGCGCAATATCAAACGCCCCTCCGGGCTGCTCGACTGGGAAGCCCTGAGCGAATTCCAGCAGGACCTGCTCGACCACCCCGCCGCGATCATCGTGTCAGCGGCGCCGATGTTCGGGGTCAAGCTGATCGAAGCGGTGCAACGCGTGTTCAGCTGGGCCGGGCACCCGCTGATGGTCGATGCGGAAAACTGGATGGCGCACCGCGGCGCCGCTCAGGTGATGCTCAACATCTTCCGCCATTCGCGCACCCCCGGTGATTACGTGGTGCTTTCCGGCGACGTGCACTACTCGTTCTTCTACGAGGTGAGAATCCGCGACCGCCACCAGGGCCCGACCATCTGGCAGATCACCAGCAGCGGCGTGAAGAACGAATTCCCGGAGCGCCTGCTGAACCTCTTCGACCGCCTCAACCGCTGGCTGTATGCCCCCTGGTCGCCCCTCAACTGGCTGACCAAACGCCGCCGCATGCAGGTGTTCCCGCACATCCCCAAACAGAGCAAGGCAGGCGAACGCCTGTGGAACTCAGCAGGCCTCGGCCAGGTGCTGTTCAACGCCGCCGGCCAACCCAGCCGCGTGTTCCAGCTCAACGCCGACGGCTCGCCCCGCACCGAATTCATCGACGACCGCGACGAAGCCCCAGAGCCAAACGAAGAACCCAAGCGCGCATAA
- a CDS encoding sulfate ABC transporter substrate-binding protein: MSIRRFALAALASALVAGPVSAQTLLNVSYDPTRELYVEFNKAFNKHWQEQGNEALTIQQSHGGSGKQARAVIDGLQADVVTLALSGDIDAINLNQPLIDKDWQKRLADNSTPYTSTIVFLVRKGNPKGIKDWDDLVKDGVEIITPNPKTSGGARWNFLAAWAYAKKKYGSDEKALEYVTELYRHAPVLDTGARGSTISFVQRGLGDVLLAWENEAYLSLAEEGGDQLEIVTPSLSILAEPPVAVVDKNVDRKGTRKAAEAYLQYLYSEEGQRIAAKNFYRPRNAEVAAEFKNQFKDLELVTIDKDFGGWSSAQPKYFDDGGVFDDIFKKINQ, encoded by the coding sequence ATGTCCATTCGCCGTTTCGCACTCGCTGCACTCGCCAGCGCCCTGGTAGCCGGCCCGGTTTCTGCCCAGACCCTGCTCAACGTGTCCTACGACCCGACCCGTGAGCTGTACGTCGAATTCAACAAGGCGTTCAACAAGCACTGGCAGGAACAAGGCAACGAAGCCCTGACCATCCAGCAGTCTCACGGCGGCTCGGGCAAACAGGCTCGTGCGGTGATCGACGGCCTGCAGGCCGACGTGGTGACCCTCGCGCTGTCCGGCGACATCGACGCGATCAACCTGAACCAGCCGCTGATCGACAAGGACTGGCAGAAACGCCTGGCCGACAACAGCACACCGTACACCTCGACCATCGTGTTCCTGGTGCGCAAGGGCAACCCGAAAGGCATCAAGGACTGGGATGACCTGGTCAAGGATGGCGTCGAAATCATCACCCCGAACCCGAAAACCTCCGGTGGTGCACGCTGGAACTTCCTCGCCGCCTGGGCTTACGCCAAGAAGAAATACGGCAGCGACGAAAAAGCCCTGGAATACGTGACCGAGCTGTACCGTCACGCGCCGGTTCTGGACACCGGTGCCCGTGGTTCGACCATCAGCTTCGTACAACGTGGCCTGGGCGACGTACTGCTGGCGTGGGAGAACGAAGCCTACCTGTCGCTGGCCGAAGAAGGCGGCGACCAGCTGGAGATCGTCACCCCGTCGCTGTCCATCCTCGCCGAGCCGCCGGTGGCCGTCGTCGACAAGAACGTCGACCGCAAGGGCACCCGCAAGGCCGCCGAAGCCTACCTGCAGTACCTGTACAGCGAAGAAGGCCAGCGCATCGCCGCGAAGAACTTCTACCGTCCGCGCAACGCCGAAGTGGCGGCCGAGTTCAAGAATCAGTTCAAGGATCTGGAACTGGTCACCATCGACAAGGACTTCGGTGGCTGGAGCTCCGCACAGCCCAAGTACTTCGACGACGGCGGCGTGTTCGACGACATCTTCAAGAAGATCAATCAGTAA
- the oscA gene encoding sulfur starvation response protein OscA, with product MTATLRNLEGQDDATILREIQSALNGLKFGSVEITVHNGQVVQIERKEKFRLQQSGSKNA from the coding sequence ATGACCGCAACCCTTCGCAACCTGGAAGGCCAGGATGACGCCACCATCCTGCGTGAGATCCAAAGCGCCCTGAACGGCCTGAAATTCGGCTCGGTAGAGATCACCGTGCACAACGGTCAGGTCGTGCAGATCGAGCGCAAGGAAAAATTCCGCCTTCAGCAATCCGGCAGCAAGAACGCCTGA
- a CDS encoding glutamine synthetase family protein, with protein MQFAPLQDAEDFLAQNPDIELFELFIIDANGVPRGKLLHRDELLAVYRSGRPLPSTILGLSINGDDVEDSGLVWDVGDIDCRAYPLAGSLVRLPWRLIPTAAVQVSMHPQDGMPASIADPRHVLVQVIERLQAEGFHPVMACELEFYLLDAKRDARGHPQPALDADGGRPRSTQVYGLRELEQIEPFLADLYAACKAQGIPARTAISEYAPGQVEITLEHGDALQAMDQAVRYKRLVKGVAHRHGMQACFMAKPFDHLAGTGMHMHVSLNDAAGRNLFASEAPAGTPLLRYAVGGMLASLLDSLLLFCPNANSYRRFQANSYAPLAPTWGVDNRTVSLRVPGGPAFTRHIEHRICGADANPYLAAAAILAGIHRGIREELDPGEPIEGNGYAQAKTLLPTDWLTSLCALQASTWAPEALGAEFLRVYLAVKREEQRRFMGEVGEQDWRWYLNQA; from the coding sequence ATGCAATTCGCGCCCTTGCAAGACGCCGAGGATTTCCTCGCGCAGAACCCCGATATCGAGCTGTTCGAACTGTTCATCATCGACGCCAACGGCGTGCCGCGCGGCAAGCTGTTGCACCGTGACGAACTGCTCGCCGTTTACCGCAGCGGCCGACCGCTGCCGAGCACCATCCTTGGTCTGAGCATCAACGGTGATGACGTCGAGGATTCCGGGCTGGTCTGGGACGTCGGCGACATCGACTGCCGGGCCTATCCCCTGGCTGGCAGCCTGGTGCGCCTGCCCTGGCGGCTGATCCCCACGGCGGCGGTGCAGGTCAGCATGCACCCGCAGGACGGCATGCCGGCCAGCATCGCCGACCCGCGCCATGTGCTGGTGCAGGTGATCGAGCGGCTGCAGGCCGAGGGCTTTCACCCGGTGATGGCCTGCGAGCTGGAGTTCTACCTGCTCGATGCCAAGCGCGACGCCCGTGGCCACCCGCAGCCGGCCCTGGATGCCGATGGCGGGCGGCCGCGCAGTACCCAGGTCTATGGCCTGCGCGAGCTGGAGCAGATCGAGCCGTTTCTGGCTGACCTGTACGCTGCGTGCAAGGCCCAGGGCATCCCCGCACGCACGGCGATTTCCGAATACGCGCCGGGGCAGGTGGAGATCACCCTGGAGCATGGCGATGCGTTGCAGGCCATGGATCAGGCGGTGCGCTACAAGCGCCTGGTCAAGGGCGTGGCGCATCGGCATGGCATGCAGGCCTGCTTCATGGCCAAGCCGTTCGATCATCTGGCGGGCACCGGCATGCACATGCACGTCAGCCTGAACGACGCGGCGGGCCGCAACCTGTTCGCCAGTGAGGCACCCGCAGGGACCCCGCTGCTGCGTTACGCGGTGGGCGGCATGCTCGCCAGCCTGCTCGACTCACTCCTGCTGTTCTGCCCCAACGCCAACTCCTACCGGCGCTTCCAGGCCAACAGCTACGCGCCGCTGGCGCCGACCTGGGGTGTGGATAACCGCACCGTGAGCCTGCGCGTGCCGGGCGGCCCGGCGTTCACGCGGCATATCGAGCACCGTATCTGCGGCGCCGATGCCAACCCCTATCTGGCCGCTGCGGCGATCCTCGCCGGCATTCACCGTGGCATCCGCGAAGAGCTGGACCCCGGTGAACCTATCGAGGGCAACGGTTATGCCCAGGCCAAGACCCTGCTGCCCACCGATTGGCTGACCTCGCTGTGCGCGCTGCAGGCCTCGACCTGGGCACCCGAGGCCCTGGGGGCGGAGTTTCTGCGGGTGTACCTGGCGGTCAAGCGCGAGGAGCAGCGGCGCTTCATGGGGGAAGTCGGCGAGCAGGACTGGCGCTGGTACCTGAATCAGGCGTGA
- a CDS encoding NAD(P)/FAD-dependent oxidoreductase, which translates to MKDTTTAAERSPSYYSASIDQDSDYPSVQGEVRVDVAIIGGGFTGVATAVELAERGFKVAVVEANRIGWGASGRNGGQVTGSLSGDAAMAKQMRKRLGGEVDDFIWNLRWRGHDIIEQRVRRYGIACDLKHGHLHAAMKPAHLDELRASHDEALRRGMEADVTLLDAGGVRAHLASDLYLGALKNTRNLHLHPLNLCLGEARAAHSLGALIFEHSPVLEIVHGATPTLVTAEGRVVANQVMLAGDVYHKLEPGKLKGMIFPAMGGIVTTAPLGELAAQINPQDLAVYDCRFVLDYYRLTADGRLLFGGGANYSGRDSRDIAAELRPGIERTFPSLKGVPIEFQWSCAMGIVMNRIPQLGKLSPNVWYCQGYSGHGIATSHVMGEIMAEAMGGELARFETFAGCSHIKVPMGDVFGNPMLALGMWYYQLLEKLR; encoded by the coding sequence ATGAAAGACACGACGACGGCAGCCGAGCGCAGCCCGTCCTATTACAGCGCGAGCATCGATCAGGACAGCGACTACCCGAGCGTGCAGGGTGAAGTGCGGGTCGATGTGGCAATCATCGGCGGCGGCTTCACCGGCGTGGCCACGGCGGTCGAACTGGCCGAGCGTGGTTTCAAGGTGGCCGTGGTGGAGGCCAATCGCATCGGTTGGGGCGCCAGCGGCCGCAATGGCGGGCAGGTTACCGGCAGCCTGTCTGGCGACGCCGCCATGGCCAAGCAGATGCGCAAGCGGCTGGGTGGGGAGGTCGACGATTTCATCTGGAACCTGCGTTGGCGCGGCCACGACATCATCGAGCAGCGGGTGCGTCGCTACGGCATCGCCTGTGACCTCAAGCACGGCCACTTGCATGCGGCGATGAAACCCGCCCACCTCGACGAACTGCGTGCCTCCCATGACGAGGCGCTGCGCCGTGGCATGGAGGCCGACGTGACCCTGCTCGATGCCGGTGGCGTACGTGCCCACCTGGCCAGCGACCTGTACCTTGGCGCGCTGAAGAACACCCGTAACCTGCATCTGCACCCGCTGAACCTGTGTCTGGGCGAAGCGCGGGCGGCCCATAGCCTGGGCGCGCTGATTTTCGAGCACTCGCCGGTGCTGGAGATCGTTCACGGCGCTACGCCGACGCTGGTTACGGCCGAAGGGCGGGTGGTCGCCAATCAGGTAATGCTGGCCGGCGACGTGTACCACAAGCTGGAGCCTGGAAAGCTCAAGGGCATGATCTTTCCGGCCATGGGCGGCATCGTCACCACCGCGCCGCTGGGCGAGCTGGCGGCGCAGATCAACCCCCAGGACCTGGCCGTTTACGACTGCCGCTTCGTGCTCGACTACTACCGCCTGACTGCCGACGGGCGCCTGCTGTTCGGCGGCGGCGCCAACTACTCCGGGCGCGACTCGCGGGATATCGCGGCCGAGTTGCGGCCCGGTATCGAGCGGACTTTCCCGAGCCTCAAGGGCGTGCCCATCGAGTTCCAGTGGAGCTGCGCCATGGGCATCGTCATGAACCGCATCCCGCAACTGGGCAAGCTGTCGCCCAACGTCTGGTACTGCCAGGGCTACTCCGGCCACGGCATCGCCACCAGCCACGTGATGGGCGAGATCATGGCCGAGGCCATGGGCGGCGAGCTGGCACGTTTCGAGACCTTTGCCGGCTGTTCGCACATCAAGGTGCCGATGGGCGACGTGTTCGGCAACCCGATGCTGGCGCTGGGCATGTGGTACTACCAACTGCTGGAGAAGCTGCGCTAG
- the cysW gene encoding sulfate ABC transporter permease subunit CysW — protein MSLATLSKNAAARPVRRSPGAIALIVIAWAVFAVILVLPLYIVVTQGLSRGLEFFWEAIREPDAISALKLTLLATAISVPLNLVFGVAAAWSVTKFEFRGKSVLVTLIDMPFSVSPVVAGLIYVLLFGAQSKLAPYLQDQNLQIIYAVPGIVLATIFVTFPFVARELIPLMEEQGTTEEEAARLLGANGWQMFWHVTLPNVKWALVYGVVLCTARAMGEFGAVSVVSGHIRGYTNTLPLHIEILYNEYNIVAAFSVAILLLVMALVVLLLRQWSEARLSRQFKTNQDD, from the coding sequence ATGAGCCTTGCAACCCTTAGCAAGAACGCGGCTGCGCGCCCGGTACGCCGCTCCCCCGGCGCCATCGCCCTGATCGTCATCGCCTGGGCGGTGTTCGCGGTGATCCTCGTGCTGCCGCTGTACATCGTCGTCACCCAGGGTCTGAGCCGTGGCCTGGAATTCTTCTGGGAGGCGATCCGCGAGCCGGACGCCATTTCCGCACTCAAGCTGACCCTGCTGGCCACGGCCATTTCCGTACCGCTGAACCTGGTGTTCGGCGTCGCGGCGGCCTGGTCGGTGACCAAGTTCGAGTTCCGCGGCAAGAGCGTGCTGGTCACCCTGATCGACATGCCGTTTTCGGTATCGCCGGTGGTCGCCGGCCTGATCTACGTGCTGCTGTTCGGCGCGCAGAGCAAGCTGGCGCCATACCTGCAGGATCAGAACCTGCAGATCATCTACGCCGTACCGGGCATCGTGCTGGCGACCATCTTCGTCACCTTCCCCTTCGTCGCGCGCGAACTGATCCCGCTGATGGAGGAACAGGGCACCACCGAAGAAGAAGCCGCACGCCTGCTCGGCGCCAACGGCTGGCAGATGTTCTGGCATGTGACGCTGCCTAACGTAAAATGGGCGCTGGTCTACGGCGTGGTGCTCTGCACGGCGCGGGCGATGGGCGAGTTTGGCGCGGTCTCGGTGGTTTCCGGGCACATCCGCGGTTACACCAACACGCTGCCACTGCACATCGAGATTCTCTACAACGAATACAACATCGTCGCCGCGTTCAGCGTGGCCATCCTGTTGCTGGTCATGGCCCTGGTCGTGTTGCTGCTTCGCCAATGGAGCGAAGCGCGCTTGAGCCGGCAGTTCAAGACGAATCAGGACGATTGA
- a CDS encoding sulfate/molybdate ABC transporter ATP-binding protein: MSIQVQGINKHFGQFKALNDINLNINSGELVALLGPSGCGKTTLLRIIAGLEVPDTGSIVFHGEDVSEHDVRDRKVGFVFQHYALFRHMTVFDNVAFGLRMKPKGERPNENVIKKKVHDLLDLVQLDWLADRYPEQLSGGQRQRIALARALAVEPKVLLLDEPFGALDAKVRKELRRWLARLHEEVHLTSVFVTHDQEEAMEVADRIVVMNKGVVEQIGSPAEVYEKPSSDFVYHFLGDANRLYVGDDHHVLFRPHEVSLSTEALEGHQAGEVRDIRLLGAITRITLKVEGQDELIEAEVAKDHLSLDNLSRGTTLYFKPKGGKPVTAAS, from the coding sequence ATGAGTATTCAAGTTCAAGGCATCAACAAGCACTTTGGCCAGTTCAAGGCGCTCAACGACATCAACCTCAACATCAACAGCGGTGAGCTGGTGGCCCTGCTCGGCCCGTCCGGCTGCGGCAAGACCACCCTGCTGCGCATCATCGCCGGCCTGGAAGTCCCGGATACCGGCAGCATCGTGTTCCACGGTGAAGACGTTTCCGAGCACGACGTGCGTGATCGCAAGGTCGGCTTCGTGTTCCAGCACTACGCCCTGTTCCGTCACATGACGGTGTTCGACAACGTTGCCTTCGGCCTGCGCATGAAGCCCAAGGGCGAGCGTCCGAACGAGAACGTGATCAAGAAGAAGGTCCACGACCTGCTCGACCTGGTGCAGCTCGACTGGCTGGCCGACCGCTACCCGGAACAGCTCTCCGGTGGCCAGCGCCAGCGTATCGCCCTGGCCCGTGCCCTGGCGGTGGAACCCAAGGTACTGCTGCTCGACGAGCCCTTCGGCGCCCTCGACGCCAAGGTGCGTAAAGAGCTGCGCCGCTGGCTGGCGCGCCTGCACGAAGAAGTGCACCTGACCAGCGTGTTCGTGACCCACGACCAGGAAGAAGCCATGGAAGTGGCCGACCGCATCGTGGTGATGAACAAGGGCGTGGTCGAACAGATCGGCTCGCCGGCCGAAGTCTACGAGAAGCCGTCCAGCGACTTCGTCTACCACTTCCTCGGTGACGCCAACCGTCTTTATGTCGGCGACGATCACCACGTGCTGTTCCGCCCGCACGAAGTGAGCCTGTCGACGGAAGCACTGGAAGGCCACCAGGCCGGTGAAGTGCGTGACATTCGCCTGCTCGGAGCCATCACCCGCATCACCCTGAAGGTCGAAGGCCAGGACGAACTGATCGAAGCCGAAGTGGCCAAGGATCACCTCAGCCTCGACAACCTCAGCCGCGGCACCACCCTGTACTTCAAACCCAAGGGCGGCAAGCCGGTTACTGCGGCTAGTTAA
- a CDS encoding Mpo1 family 2-hydroxy fatty acid dioxygenase has protein sequence MKTLVDHLAQYAAYHRDRRNIVTHFVGIPMIVLAVTVLLSRPGVAVSGLWLSPALAVALVTTLFYLRLDFRFGVVMGALLGLCLWFSAGLAMGGTALWLSAGLGLFVVGWIIQFVGHFYEGRKPAFVDDVMGLMIGPLFVVAEAAFLLGLRQEVEHEVVKRAGPTCIRERKTA, from the coding sequence ATGAAAACCCTGGTGGATCACCTCGCCCAATACGCGGCCTACCACCGCGATCGGCGCAATATCGTCACCCATTTCGTCGGCATCCCCATGATCGTCCTGGCGGTCACCGTGCTGCTGTCGCGCCCAGGCGTGGCGGTCTCGGGCCTCTGGCTGTCACCGGCGCTGGCCGTGGCGTTGGTGACGACACTGTTCTACCTGCGCCTGGACTTTCGCTTCGGGGTAGTCATGGGGGCGCTGCTGGGCCTCTGCCTGTGGTTCAGCGCCGGGCTGGCCATGGGAGGCACGGCACTGTGGCTGAGCGCGGGGCTGGGACTGTTCGTAGTGGGCTGGATCATCCAGTTCGTTGGCCATTTCTACGAAGGCCGCAAGCCGGCGTTCGTCGACGACGTCATGGGGCTGATGATCGGGCCATTGTTCGTGGTCGCCGAAGCCGCCTTCCTCCTTGGCCTGCGCCAGGAGGTCGAACACGAAGTGGTCAAGCGCGCCGGCCCGACCTGCATCCGCGAACGCAAGACGGCTTGA